A window of the Streptomyces sp. NBC_01351 genome harbors these coding sequences:
- a CDS encoding helix-turn-helix transcriptional regulator, with protein sequence MSDRQLWSYKEIAAHIRVQPDTVRSYRKHGLLPPPDQVQGGKPYWYADTVRAWVARRPRNRGRRED encoded by the coding sequence ATGAGCGACCGACAGTTGTGGTCGTACAAGGAGATCGCGGCCCACATCCGGGTCCAGCCGGACACCGTGCGCTCCTACCGCAAGCACGGGCTCCTCCCCCCGCCCGACCAGGTGCAGGGGGGCAAGCCCTACTGGTACGCCGACACCGTCCGCGCGTGGGTGGCCCGTCGGCCCCGCAACCGGGGGCGCCGCGAGGACTGA
- a CDS encoding Gfo/Idh/MocA family protein encodes MSTLGIAVIGTGKMGADHVRRIGRTVGGARVVAVADPDGDRVKEIAGALHGASAHTDPAAAIAAPGVRAVLIASPGPAHEEAILLALERELPVLCEKPLTPDPAGALRVLEAEQRVGRKLVQVGFMRRFDAEYERLKELLDSGGIGRPLFLHCRHRNAASPSFFTSDMLISDSVVHEVDAARWLLGQEITAVTVLSPRPTAAAPEGLRDPRLVLLETSGGAVVDVEIFVNCGFGYQVQCEAVGESGSARIGDGHAMVVQSAGRWGGEIDQDFTVRFADAYDRQLRRWVAAAARGRVAGPDAWDGYAAAAVSEAGLAAARGGVRTEVELAERPPLYR; translated from the coding sequence ATGAGCACGCTCGGCATCGCCGTCATCGGCACGGGCAAGATGGGCGCCGACCACGTCCGCCGGATCGGACGGACCGTCGGCGGGGCCCGGGTGGTGGCCGTGGCCGATCCGGACGGGGACCGGGTCAAGGAGATCGCGGGCGCCCTGCACGGGGCGAGCGCGCACACCGACCCGGCGGCCGCGATAGCCGCCCCCGGGGTCCGGGCCGTGCTGATCGCCTCCCCCGGGCCCGCCCACGAGGAAGCGATCCTGCTCGCCCTGGAACGGGAGCTGCCCGTGCTGTGCGAGAAGCCGCTGACCCCGGATCCGGCGGGGGCCCTGCGGGTGCTGGAGGCCGAACAGCGCGTGGGCCGCAAGCTCGTCCAGGTGGGTTTCATGCGGCGGTTCGACGCCGAGTACGAGCGGCTGAAGGAGCTGCTGGACTCGGGCGGGATCGGGCGGCCCCTCTTCCTGCACTGCCGGCACCGCAACGCCGCCTCACCGTCGTTCTTCACCAGCGACATGCTGATCAGCGATTCGGTGGTGCACGAGGTGGACGCGGCCCGCTGGCTGCTGGGGCAGGAGATCACGGCCGTCACGGTGCTCTCCCCGCGGCCCACGGCGGCCGCCCCGGAGGGGCTGCGCGATCCCCGGCTGGTGCTGCTGGAGACCTCGGGCGGGGCCGTGGTCGACGTGGAGATCTTCGTGAACTGCGGTTTCGGCTACCAGGTGCAGTGCGAGGCGGTCGGCGAGTCGGGCAGCGCCCGGATCGGGGACGGCCACGCGATGGTGGTGCAGTCGGCGGGCCGCTGGGGCGGCGAGATCGACCAGGACTTCACGGTGCGGTTCGCCGACGCCTACGACCGCCAGCTGCGCCGCTGGGTGGCCGCGGCCGCGCGCGGCCGGGTGGCGGGGCCCGACGCCTGGGACGGGTACGCGGCGGCGGCCGTCTCGGAGGCGGGACTGGCGGCCGCGCGTGGCGGCGTACGGACCGAGGTGGAACTGGCGGAACGGCCCCCGCTGTACCGCTGA